One Deinococcus sp. LM3 DNA segment encodes these proteins:
- a CDS encoding GGDEF domain-containing protein yields MPRHAFHRADPAFSLGAGLLAAVVVAALPPVAQNLNLTMFSAGLVRAACLIMVLNAAVCVPRPRASAFRWLLAALTAYCAGEILFFHVEAPGPRAGWVPRASDLCFLLLYPLTLRALLDLSGARASPPALQIDVAAVTLTLTLPLLLPLSRAGHATAWIQAIFPVLDLWLLLITGWLLLARTRQLRLHQLLLATAVLLIGLGDLWYVGRVAAGDYLNLRPVLHLWNATFALIALSALLALDPDDRVLLRARPLPPGLRSLLSFWPFLALLGAFVSGWTLRGTSQGGAVHMTVTLLIAGLLTARYRLLVTRQLRLLERLRETSRALGRSRADLHRQLHTDDLTGLPNRRALMDTLARWADPAPAGARNGAAREPGAATGGAADRGAADRGAADEGVGVIFLDLNGFKAVNDHHGHAAGDLVLREVARRLRGALLRPDDLAARLSGDEFAVAFRGPPDHGEALLRAVGAAITHTPVSGPGLPPDLRVGVSAGLAHSITGPRTLSPLLSSADHRMYLAKRGGSGLFRSWPTTDEPPLPGSDSGR; encoded by the coding sequence GTGCCGCGCCATGCGTTTCACCGGGCCGACCCCGCCTTCAGCCTGGGGGCCGGTCTGCTGGCCGCCGTGGTCGTCGCGGCCCTGCCGCCCGTCGCCCAGAACCTGAATCTGACCATGTTCAGCGCCGGTCTGGTCCGGGCCGCGTGCCTGATCATGGTCCTGAACGCCGCCGTCTGCGTGCCGCGCCCGCGTGCGTCGGCGTTCCGCTGGTTGCTGGCCGCCCTGACCGCGTACTGCGCCGGGGAGATCCTGTTCTTTCATGTCGAAGCCCCCGGTCCCCGCGCCGGATGGGTGCCGCGCGCCTCGGACCTGTGTTTCCTGCTGCTGTACCCGCTGACGCTGCGCGCCCTGCTGGATCTCAGCGGTGCGCGCGCCTCACCACCCGCCCTTCAGATCGATGTGGCCGCCGTGACCCTGACCCTCACGCTGCCGCTGCTGCTGCCGCTCTCACGCGCCGGGCACGCTACCGCCTGGATTCAGGCGATCTTCCCGGTGCTGGACCTGTGGCTGCTGCTGATCACCGGCTGGCTCCTGCTGGCCCGCACCCGGCAGCTGCGCCTCCATCAGCTGCTGCTGGCCACCGCCGTGCTGCTGATCGGCCTGGGTGACCTGTGGTACGTCGGGCGGGTCGCCGCCGGGGACTACCTGAACCTGCGGCCGGTCCTGCACCTGTGGAACGCCACCTTCGCCCTGATCGCCCTGTCGGCCCTGCTGGCCCTGGACCCGGACGACCGCGTGCTGCTGCGCGCCCGGCCCCTCCCGCCCGGCCTGCGGTCCCTGCTGAGCTTCTGGCCGTTCCTCGCGCTCCTCGGAGCCTTCGTGAGCGGCTGGACGCTGCGCGGCACGTCACAGGGCGGCGCGGTCCACATGACCGTCACGCTGCTGATCGCCGGACTGCTCACGGCGCGTTACCGGCTGCTCGTCACGCGGCAGCTGCGCCTGCTCGAACGCCTGCGGGAAACCTCCCGCGCGCTGGGCCGCAGCCGCGCGGACCTGCACCGGCAACTGCACACCGACGACCTGACCGGCCTGCCCAACCGGCGCGCCCTGATGGACACCCTGGCCCGCTGGGCCGACCCGGCCCCCGCAGGAGCCCGTAACGGCGCGGCCCGTGAGCCAGGCGCGGCGACTGGCGGCGCGGCAGACAGGGGGGCGGCGGACAGGGGCGCAGCAGATGAGGGCGTCGGCGTGATCTTCCTCGACCTGAACGGATTCAAGGCCGTGAACGACCACCACGGTCACGCGGCGGGCGATCTGGTGCTGCGCGAGGTCGCCCGCCGCCTGCGCGGCGCCCTGCTCCGCCCGGACGACCTCGCGGCCCGCCTGAGTGGTGACGAGTTCGCCGTCGCCTTCCGCGGCCCCCCCGACCACGGCGAGGCGCTGCTGCGGGCCGTCGGCGCCGCCATCACCCATACCCCCGTCAGCGGCCCGGGCCTCCCGCCGGACCTGCGGGTGGGCGTGTCGGCCGGACTGGCGCACTCCATCACCGGACCGCGCACTCTCTCACCGCTGCTCTCGAGCGCCGACCACCGCATGTACCTCGCCAAGCGGGGCGGCTCGGGCCTGTTCCGCAGCTGGCCCACGACCGACGAACCGCCCCTGCCCGGCTCCGACTCCGGCCGGTAG
- the ptsP gene encoding phosphoenolpyruvate--protein phosphotransferase, which translates to MPDPALTPAAGPVTLSGVAASPGTGIGPAFVLIPPNLSFETLTGQDPAAERARLDAALSESRTDLHGVREGARARLGDDAAAIFDAHLLLLDDPELGAAIQETLTGGANAEAAVHGAFGAFIGMFESLDDPYLRERAADLRDLRARVLSHLLGRPLASLGELREPAIVVAHDLTPSDTAGLDPALVRGVVTAVGGRTSHSAIMARGLGLPAVVGVGEAALAGLTRGTPLIVNGDAGTVTVHPDAAALSAAQAAQAAAQAERDRLDALKDREGRTADGLRVELAANIGAPAEVPGALSAGAEGVGLYRTEFLFLGRGDLPGEDEQYRAYRAVLEGMGGRPVIIRTLDIGGDKALPALGLPHEENPFLGFRAIRLCLARPDLFRVQLRALLRASVHGQLRVMFPMIATVQEFLEARAHLDAARAELTAEGVPVATDIPVGMMVEIPAAAALSEQFARHADFFSVGSNDLIGYAMAADRMNERVANLYQPLNPAVLTLIALTCQGAARHGKWVGVCGEMAGDPLALPLLVGLGVTELSMSAPALLPRREQVLNLNAAQARELAAHALTLSHAAEVEAAVRAAYPDLTPTPTDG; encoded by the coding sequence GTGCCTGACCCGGCCCTCACGCCCGCCGCTGGTCCGGTCACGCTGAGCGGCGTGGCCGCCTCCCCCGGCACCGGCATCGGCCCGGCCTTCGTCCTGATCCCCCCGAACCTGAGCTTCGAGACCCTGACCGGACAGGACCCGGCCGCCGAGCGCGCCCGCCTGGACGCCGCGCTCTCGGAGAGCCGCACGGACCTGCACGGGGTGCGCGAGGGCGCCCGCGCTCGCCTGGGTGACGACGCCGCCGCGATCTTCGACGCGCACCTGCTGCTGCTCGATGACCCGGAACTCGGCGCGGCCATCCAGGAAACCCTGACCGGGGGCGCGAATGCCGAGGCGGCCGTGCACGGCGCGTTCGGGGCGTTCATCGGGATGTTCGAGAGCCTGGACGACCCGTACCTGCGCGAGCGGGCCGCCGACCTGCGCGACCTGCGCGCCCGCGTGCTCTCTCACCTGCTGGGCCGACCCCTGGCCAGCCTGGGTGAACTGCGCGAACCGGCCATCGTGGTCGCGCACGACCTGACGCCCAGCGACACCGCCGGACTGGACCCCGCCCTGGTGCGGGGCGTCGTCACGGCCGTGGGTGGGCGCACCAGCCACAGCGCGATCATGGCGCGCGGCCTGGGCCTGCCCGCCGTGGTCGGCGTGGGCGAGGCCGCCCTGGCGGGCCTGACGCGCGGCACGCCGCTGATCGTGAATGGCGACGCGGGCACCGTGACCGTCCACCCGGACGCGGCCGCCCTGAGCGCCGCGCAGGCCGCGCAGGCCGCCGCGCAGGCCGAACGGGACCGCCTGGACGCCCTGAAGGACCGCGAGGGCCGCACCGCCGACGGCCTGCGCGTGGAACTCGCCGCGAACATCGGCGCGCCCGCCGAGGTGCCGGGTGCCCTGAGCGCCGGAGCCGAGGGCGTGGGCCTGTACCGCACCGAGTTCCTGTTCCTGGGCCGAGGCGACCTGCCCGGCGAGGACGAACAGTACCGCGCCTACCGCGCCGTCCTCGAAGGCATGGGGGGCCGCCCCGTGATCATCCGCACGCTGGACATCGGCGGAGACAAGGCCCTGCCCGCCCTGGGCCTCCCGCACGAGGAGAACCCCTTCCTGGGCTTCCGCGCCATCCGCCTGTGCCTCGCGCGGCCGGACCTGTTCCGCGTGCAACTGCGCGCCCTGCTGCGCGCCAGCGTGCACGGCCAGCTGCGCGTGATGTTCCCCATGATCGCCACCGTGCAGGAATTCCTGGAAGCCCGCGCCCACCTCGACGCCGCGCGCGCCGAACTGACCGCCGAGGGCGTGCCGGTCGCCACCGACATTCCAGTCGGGATGATGGTCGAGATTCCGGCCGCCGCCGCCCTGAGCGAGCAGTTCGCGCGGCACGCGGACTTCTTCAGCGTGGGCAGCAACGACCTGATCGGGTACGCCATGGCTGCCGACCGCATGAACGAACGCGTGGCGAACCTGTACCAGCCGCTGAATCCGGCCGTGCTGACCCTGATCGCCCTGACCTGCCAGGGCGCCGCCCGCCACGGGAAATGGGTGGGCGTGTGCGGCGAGATGGCCGGTGATCCCCTGGCGCTGCCGCTGCTGGTCGGACTGGGCGTCACGGAACTCTCCATGAGCGCGCCCGCGCTGCTGCCGCGCCGCGAGCAGGTGCTGAACCTGAACGCCGCGCAGGCCCGCGAACTGGCCGCGCACGCCCTGACCCTCAGCCACGCCGCCGAGGTCGAGGCCGCCGTGCGCGCCGCCTACCCCGACCTGACCCCGACTCCCACGGATGGCTGA
- the nagA gene encoding N-acetylglucosamine-6-phosphate deacetylase: MPDGAGVTVLRGLLLMPGPQGQLAPGRLTLQGGLIRAVEPDPHAPRDRVILPGFVDTHVHGGGGGDTMDGPDGVRTLARLHARHGTTTLLPTTITHPWEAVLEALRGVAEVMRAGVPGGAAIAGAHLEGPFISPGRLGAQPPCAVDPAEALVTQVIATGVLRAVTLAPELPGAREAALAFARAGVRVGIGHSRADADTVTGLLALLSAAGAQTCATHLFNAMGGVEGRNPGVPGALMADPHATLEVILDGIHLHDTAVRLARAAAPERVILITDAMRAAGLGDGPSELGGQPVTVRGGKATLPDGTIAGSVLTMDAALRRAVAAGIPLPEAARMASLTPARSIGLHDRGKLRPGLRADLVTLDPDLTVQAVHVAGVPIAGTPVAGTPTLENP, translated from the coding sequence ATGCCTGACGGAGCGGGCGTGACGGTCCTGCGCGGCCTGCTGCTGATGCCCGGCCCGCAGGGGCAGCTCGCGCCGGGCCGCCTGACCCTTCAGGGCGGCCTGATCCGCGCCGTAGAACCTGACCCGCACGCCCCGCGTGACCGGGTGATCCTGCCCGGCTTCGTGGACACCCACGTTCATGGCGGCGGCGGCGGGGACACCATGGACGGCCCGGACGGCGTTCGCACCCTGGCCCGCCTGCACGCCCGGCACGGCACGACCACGCTGCTGCCCACCACCATCACCCACCCCTGGGAGGCGGTGCTGGAGGCGCTGCGCGGCGTGGCGGAAGTGATGCGCGCGGGTGTGCCCGGCGGCGCCGCCATCGCGGGCGCGCATCTGGAAGGGCCGTTCATCAGCCCCGGCCGGCTGGGTGCGCAACCGCCCTGCGCGGTGGACCCCGCCGAGGCGCTGGTGACCCAGGTCATTGCCACGGGCGTCCTGCGGGCCGTGACCCTGGCCCCGGAACTGCCGGGCGCGCGGGAAGCGGCCCTGGCCTTTGCCCGCGCGGGCGTGCGCGTCGGCATCGGACACAGCCGCGCCGACGCCGATACCGTGACCGGCCTGCTCGCCCTGCTGAGTGCGGCGGGCGCGCAGACCTGCGCCACGCACCTGTTCAACGCCATGGGCGGCGTCGAGGGCCGCAACCCCGGCGTGCCCGGCGCGCTGATGGCCGACCCGCACGCCACGCTGGAAGTCATTCTGGACGGCATTCACCTGCACGACACGGCCGTGCGCCTCGCGCGGGCCGCCGCGCCGGAACGCGTGATCCTGATCACGGACGCCATGCGCGCCGCCGGACTGGGTGACGGCCCCAGCGAACTCGGCGGGCAGCCCGTCACGGTACGCGGCGGGAAGGCTACCCTCCCGGACGGCACCATCGCCGGGAGCGTCCTGACCATGGACGCCGCCCTGCGCCGCGCCGTCGCCGCGGGCATTCCCCTGCCGGAAGCGGCCCGCATGGCCAGCCTGACCCCCGCCCGCTCGATTGGCCTGCACGACCGGGGCAAACTCAGGCCCGGCCTGCGCGCCGACCTCGTCACCCTCGACCCGGACCTGACCGTGCAGGCCGTGCATGTCGCCGGAGTGCCCATCGCCGGCACACCCGTCGCCGGAACCCCCACCCTGGAGAACCCATGA
- a CDS encoding response regulator, with translation MSDRLTVLVVDDNLADILLLEEVFGDHAEAVDLVTFRSGPDVLSYLRDPSCQLPDVLLLDWSMPAMNGQEVLESLRAEPHLQSLPVMVLSGHPLEVPGTAACLIKQASLEGLMASVEGLIGEVQSWRDGARTASSGGLEFTES, from the coding sequence ATGTCCGACCGTTTGACTGTACTGGTAGTAGATGACAATCTGGCGGACATCCTGCTGCTGGAGGAGGTGTTCGGGGATCACGCCGAAGCGGTGGACCTCGTGACGTTCCGCAGTGGCCCAGACGTACTCAGTTACCTGCGTGACCCTTCCTGTCAGCTGCCGGACGTGCTGCTGCTGGACTGGTCCATGCCGGCCATGAATGGTCAGGAGGTGCTGGAGTCCCTGCGTGCCGAGCCGCACCTGCAGTCGCTGCCGGTGATGGTGCTCTCGGGGCACCCGCTGGAGGTGCCGGGCACGGCGGCGTGCCTGATCAAGCAGGCGTCGCTGGAGGGGCTGATGGCGTCGGTGGAGGGGCTGATCGGTGAGGTGCAGTCGTGGCGTGACGGAGCCCGGACCGCCAGTTCCGGTGGGCTGGAGTTCACCGAGTCTTAA
- a CDS encoding SIS domain-containing protein: MTDPLMLQEARQSPDVTRRQLAENADVSRALAAAIRALKPAYAVTIARGSSDHACTVLKYALETQLGLPVASLGPSVHTLYGARLDLRGALVIAVSQSGASPDVVENVRAARECGALTVALVNVEDSDLARAAEFVLPLRGGEERAVAATKSYLASLTALLPVIADLSGDDALLRGLHALPAALEATLALEGQARDLADRYRFAENLIVLTRGLHYGVAQEAALKLKETSGIHAEAYSAAEFSHGPKRLLAEGLPVLAFTPADQAGAATRAALDALQGDGADLRTIGPASGSTLTTPGTGHGLTDTVPSALAFYLFAAHLSLARGLNPDQPPLLSKVTKTR; this comes from the coding sequence ATGACCGATCCCCTGATGTTGCAGGAAGCCCGGCAGTCCCCGGACGTCACCCGCCGCCAGCTCGCTGAAAACGCCGACGTCAGCCGCGCCCTGGCCGCCGCCATCCGCGCGCTGAAACCCGCGTACGCCGTCACCATCGCGCGCGGCAGCAGCGACCACGCCTGCACGGTCCTCAAGTACGCCCTGGAAACGCAGCTGGGCCTGCCGGTCGCCAGCCTCGGCCCCAGCGTTCACACCCTGTACGGCGCGCGCTTGGACCTGCGCGGCGCCCTGGTGATCGCCGTGTCCCAGAGCGGCGCCAGTCCCGACGTGGTCGAGAACGTCCGCGCGGCCCGCGAGTGCGGCGCGCTGACCGTCGCGCTCGTGAACGTGGAGGACAGCGACCTCGCGCGCGCCGCCGAGTTCGTCCTGCCGCTGCGCGGCGGTGAGGAACGCGCTGTGGCCGCCACCAAGAGCTACCTCGCCAGCCTGACCGCGCTGCTGCCCGTCATCGCTGACCTCAGCGGCGACGACGCCCTGCTGCGCGGCCTGCACGCCCTGCCCGCCGCGCTGGAAGCCACCCTGGCCCTCGAAGGTCAGGCCCGCGATCTGGCCGACCGCTACCGTTTCGCGGAGAACCTGATCGTCCTCACGCGCGGCCTGCACTACGGCGTGGCGCAGGAAGCCGCCCTGAAACTCAAGGAAACCAGCGGCATCCACGCCGAGGCGTACTCCGCCGCCGAGTTCAGCCACGGCCCCAAACGCCTGCTCGCCGAGGGCCTCCCGGTCCTGGCCTTCACGCCCGCCGATCAGGCCGGGGCCGCCACCCGCGCCGCGCTGGACGCCCTGCAGGGGGACGGCGCGGACCTTCGCACCATCGGCCCCGCCAGCGGCAGCACCCTCACCACGCCCGGCACCGGGCACGGCCTGACCGACACGGTCCCCAGCGCCCTGGCGTTCTACCTGTTCGCCGCGCACCTCTCACTGGCGCGTGGGCTGAACCCCGACCAGCCGCCGCTGCTCAGCAAGGTCACGAAAACCCGCTGA
- a CDS encoding response regulator — MPQVITVLLIDDNPADLTLAQEAFEDHSDHVTLITCNDGARAIGLLKDSSRALPDVIVLDVNMPVMSGFDVLRIIRDDEELRHLPVVMLSTSGSEADIGQAYDLIASSYMLKNASFTEFVGQIDQFVKFWTGCQFKRPRRA, encoded by the coding sequence ATGCCTCAAGTCATCACCGTCCTGCTCATCGACGACAACCCGGCGGACCTGACGCTGGCGCAGGAGGCGTTCGAGGACCACAGCGACCACGTCACCCTGATCACCTGCAACGACGGCGCCAGGGCCATCGGCCTCCTCAAGGACAGCAGCCGCGCCCTGCCGGACGTGATCGTCCTCGACGTGAACATGCCGGTCATGAGCGGCTTCGACGTGCTGCGCATCATCCGTGACGACGAGGAACTCCGGCACCTGCCGGTCGTGATGCTCAGCACCTCCGGCAGCGAGGCCGACATCGGACAGGCTTACGACCTGATCGCCAGTTCGTACATGCTCAAGAACGCCAGCTTCACCGAGTTCGTCGGGCAGATCGACCAGTTCGTGAAATTCTGGACCGGCTGCCAGTTCAAACGGCCCCGCCGCGCCTGA
- a CDS encoding HPr family phosphocarrier protein: MEQNFTVTAEHGLHARPAAQLVQVAAPFASAIELVTADKAVNLKSMMSVMGVGLASGASFSVRATGDDAQAAVEAIAARLEEQGLARRA, encoded by the coding sequence ATGGAACAGAACTTCACCGTCACCGCCGAACACGGCCTGCACGCCCGCCCCGCCGCCCAGCTCGTGCAGGTGGCCGCGCCGTTCGCCAGCGCCATCGAACTCGTCACCGCCGACAAGGCCGTGAACCTCAAGAGCATGATGTCCGTCATGGGCGTCGGTCTCGCCAGCGGCGCCAGCTTCAGCGTCCGCGCGACCGGTGACGACGCGCAGGCCGCCGTCGAGGCCATCGCCGCCCGCCTGGAAGAACAGGGCCTCGCCCGCCGTGCCTGA
- a CDS encoding ATP-binding protein — MSSPSSLSTLAAALAEAASGEQVQSALDAAFPDGLSLPDAPAGQREALEVAAALVGAALARIEAQQEAREVRLQLEPLRENAARLQERFDALFNAAPVGIAAGRRNGTLVRANDAYLHLLGFTREEFQAGAVNWVVLTPPEFAEVDRDALRRAIGEGRAVRYEKEMRHRSGERIAQEVTLLPHWEGSEAVGVAYVRDLRPERAAALGHALELRARGEELERLNAELTARSEALERFAELSRDLALERDPLVLVGRAQEIAVSLMPGSVCTYYEPQGRLWSLRSHRGEFRRPELLARLRLGLPRGETLNVDRPFETLTPYYQDAFDPATVQSAGSSISVIRTSASFPVRTGAQPRGVLVVGRHDQRAWTTAEQTLLETVVFNLQLALERAEQSGELQRRTLALERSNAELERFAFVAGHDLQEPLRSVTSFAQLLVKRFGAHQDDPRAEQYLKHIQGGTQRMQELIQELLNYARVTAETRPATRQDTNAVTAAAVQDLRASLNAAGAAVTVFDLPPVVADSTQLRQLMQNLIGNAVKYRHADRAPVVTVTGEQRGPWVQIDVHDNGLGIAPEYHERIFTVFQRLHARDQYGGTGVGLTIARRIVERHGGQLWVSSDGVSGSTFHLTLPAAP, encoded by the coding sequence GTGAGTTCCCCCTCTTCCCTGTCGACCCTGGCGGCGGCCCTGGCGGAAGCGGCGAGCGGCGAGCAGGTTCAGTCTGCCCTCGACGCGGCCTTCCCGGACGGTCTGTCCCTCCCGGACGCCCCTGCGGGGCAGCGGGAGGCGCTGGAGGTCGCGGCGGCGCTGGTGGGTGCGGCCCTGGCGCGGATCGAGGCGCAGCAGGAGGCACGGGAGGTGCGCTTGCAGCTGGAACCGCTGCGGGAGAACGCCGCGCGTCTCCAGGAGCGGTTCGACGCGCTGTTCAATGCCGCGCCGGTCGGAATCGCGGCGGGCCGGCGGAACGGCACGCTGGTCCGCGCGAACGACGCGTACCTGCATCTGCTGGGGTTCACGCGGGAGGAATTCCAGGCGGGAGCGGTGAACTGGGTGGTCCTGACACCGCCGGAGTTCGCGGAGGTCGACCGGGACGCGCTGCGCCGCGCCATCGGGGAAGGGCGGGCGGTGCGGTACGAGAAGGAGATGCGGCACCGCTCAGGCGAGCGGATCGCGCAGGAGGTGACGTTGCTGCCGCACTGGGAGGGGTCGGAGGCGGTGGGTGTGGCGTACGTGCGGGACCTGCGGCCGGAGCGGGCGGCGGCGCTGGGGCACGCGCTGGAGTTACGGGCGCGCGGTGAGGAACTCGAACGCCTGAACGCCGAGCTGACGGCCCGCAGCGAGGCGCTGGAACGCTTCGCGGAGCTGTCGCGGGATCTGGCGCTGGAGCGTGATCCGCTGGTGCTGGTGGGGCGGGCGCAGGAGATCGCGGTGTCGCTCATGCCGGGCAGCGTATGTACGTACTACGAGCCGCAGGGGCGGCTGTGGTCGTTGCGGTCGCACCGGGGAGAGTTCCGCCGTCCGGAACTGCTGGCGCGGTTGCGGCTGGGGTTGCCGCGCGGCGAGACCCTGAACGTCGACCGGCCGTTCGAGACGCTCACGCCGTACTACCAGGACGCCTTCGATCCGGCGACCGTGCAGAGTGCGGGGAGCAGCATCTCGGTCATCCGGACGTCCGCTTCGTTCCCGGTGCGGACCGGCGCGCAGCCGCGCGGTGTGCTGGTCGTGGGGCGACATGACCAGCGGGCCTGGACGACAGCGGAGCAAACGCTGCTGGAGACGGTGGTGTTCAACCTGCAGCTGGCGCTGGAGCGGGCTGAGCAGTCCGGGGAGTTGCAGCGGCGGACGCTGGCGCTGGAGCGCAGCAACGCGGAACTGGAGCGCTTCGCGTTCGTGGCCGGTCATGACCTGCAGGAGCCGCTGCGCAGCGTGACCAGTTTCGCACAGCTGCTCGTGAAACGGTTCGGGGCGCATCAGGACGACCCGCGCGCCGAGCAGTACCTGAAGCATATTCAGGGCGGCACCCAGCGCATGCAGGAGCTGATTCAGGAGCTGCTGAACTACGCCCGCGTGACCGCCGAGACGCGGCCCGCCACGCGGCAGGACACGAACGCGGTGACGGCCGCCGCCGTGCAGGACCTGCGGGCGTCCCTGAACGCGGCTGGCGCGGCGGTGACGGTGTTCGACCTGCCGCCGGTGGTGGCGGACAGCACGCAGTTGCGTCAGCTGATGCAGAACCTGATCGGGAACGCCGTGAAGTACCGTCACGCCGACCGCGCCCCGGTGGTGACCGTGACCGGCGAGCAGCGTGGACCGTGGGTGCAGATCGACGTGCACGACAACGGCCTTGGCATTGCCCCCGAGTACCACGAGCGGATCTTCACGGTGTTTCAGCGGTTGCATGCGCGCGATCAGTACGGCGGGACGGGTGTGGGCCTGACGATCGCGCGGCGGATCGTGGAACGTCACGGCGGGCAGCTGTGGGTGTCGTCGGACGGGGTCAGTGGCAGCACGTTCCACCTGACCCTGCCGGCAGCGCCGTAG
- a CDS encoding response regulator, whose translation MYAAESVVPTSRPDLPLSVLLVDDDSTDLELAAIVFGEHQLDVHTCAGGAEALAHLRAAPSLPHVIVLDLNMPQMNGFEVLDSIRRDEGLRHLPVVILSTSGEARDVTRAYDLLASSYMVKQRDFAAFEEQVRGFVSFWTTCVFPADAPLPS comes from the coding sequence ATGTACGCCGCCGAATCCGTCGTCCCGACCAGCCGGCCCGACCTTCCCCTCTCGGTCCTGCTGGTGGACGACGACTCCACGGATCTCGAACTGGCTGCCATCGTCTTCGGTGAGCATCAACTCGACGTCCACACCTGCGCGGGCGGCGCCGAAGCCCTCGCCCACCTGCGCGCCGCGCCGTCCCTGCCGCACGTGATCGTGCTGGACCTGAACATGCCGCAGATGAACGGCTTCGAGGTGCTCGACAGCATCCGCCGGGACGAAGGGCTGCGGCACCTGCCGGTCGTGATTCTCAGTACGTCCGGCGAGGCGCGCGACGTCACGCGCGCCTACGACCTGCTGGCCAGTTCCTACATGGTCAAGCAGCGTGACTTCGCCGCCTTCGAGGAACAGGTGCGGGGTTTCGTGAGCTTCTGGACGACCTGCGTGTTCCCGGCCGACGCGCCGCTGCCCTCCTGA